In Trifolium pratense cultivar HEN17-A07 linkage group LG7, ARS_RC_1.1, whole genome shotgun sequence, a genomic segment contains:
- the LOC123899527 gene encoding DNA-repair protein XRCC1 isoform X1, translating to MPDNHSGTSTFLLFISQNLYVSLSYCETLEPKPTQKSNYSQNLSQYQNQTLKKEEEEATIQPKRFFYWNLGVFQNWYFIIFHVVFVMSDINKGSKRNLPSWMSSKDDNEDQNCGKKLSLDGEKSSEIETFNKKTKVESKNGGKVSTESLESKGFNKLLEGVVFVLSGFVNPERGILRSRAMEMGAEFKPDWNSNCTLLVCAFPNTPKFRQVEADCGTIVSKDWIQECYTQRKLIEIDSYLMHAGKPWRKGSRSHEVNEEQKPSVSHKPSKPVEREPSRPTTSVKSKGKDIDDASKCFTPSEVQKWARADLNKTIQWLESQEEKPDPSEIAKIATEGILTCLQDAICSLEEKQDIGRGTEDWKFLPRVVEELAKLDAARNNKASMSKEDIHKQALECKRIYEEELDRLDHESTKNSRINEEQKSKKGRTNAASSSAVDYDSDDTIEMTEQEIYIAYKSLSSKMCHL from the exons ATGCCCGATAACCACTCCGGCACGTCCACTTTTCTGTTATTTATTTCCCAAAACCTTTATGTATCACTATCATATTGCGAAACATTAGAACCGAAACCCACTCAAAAATCAAATTACTCGCAAAACCTTTCACAATACCAAAATCAAACGctaaagaaagaagaagaagaagcaactATTCAAccaaaaag GTTTTTCTACTGGAACTTGGGTGTGTTTCAAAATTGGTACTTTATCATCTTCCATGTAGTTTTTGTCATGTCTGATATTAACAAAGGTTCTAAGAGAAATCTTCCATCATGGATGAGTTCAAAAGATGATAATGAGGATCAGAATTGTGGAAAGAAACTATCTTTGGATGGTGAAAAATCAAGTGAAATTGAGACTTTCAACAAGAAGACCAAAGTTGAATCCAAAAATGGTGGAAAAGTTTCTACTGAAAGTTTGGAATCTAAAGGCTTCAACAAGCTTCTA GAAGGTGTGGTTTTTGTGCTGTCGGGCTTTGTGAATCCGGAGCGTGGCATCTTGAGGTCGCGAGCTATGGAAATGGGAGCAGAGTTTAAGCCTGACTGGAACTCTAATTGCACTCTTTTAGTTTGTGCATTTCCAAATACACCCAAGTTTCGACAAGTTGAAGCTGATTGTGGAACCATTGTGTCAAAG GATTGGATACAAGAATGTTACACCCAGAGGAAACTCATCGAAATTGATAGTTACCTTATGCATGCTGGAAAACCATGGCGTAAAGGAAGTAGATCACATGAAGTCAATGAAG AACAAAAACCATCTGTATCGCATAAACCATCAAAGCCTGTTGAAAGAGAGCCTTCAAGGCCAACCACTTCTGTAAAATCAAAG GGAAAAGACATCGACGATGCTAGCAAATGCTTTACCCCTTCTGAAGTCCAGAAGTGGGCTCGTGCTGATTTGAATAAAACAATTCAGTGGTTGGAAAGTCAAGAAGAAAAG CCAGATCCAAGTGAGATAGCAAAAATAGCCACAGAAgggattctgacttgtttgcaAGATGCAATATGTTCGCTCGAGGAAAAACAG GACATCGGGAGAGGAACTGAGGACTGGAAATTCCTACCTCGAGTTGTTGAGGAGCTTGCAAAATTGGATGCTGCGAGAAACAACAAGGCTTCAATGTCAAAGGAAGATATCCACAAACAAGCACTGGAGTGTAAACGTATTTATGAGGAGGAACTAGATAGGTTAGATCATGAATCGACAAAGAACTCAAGGATAAATGAAGAACAGAAGAGCAAAAAGGGAAGAACAAATGCTGCATCTTCTAGTGCAGTTGACTATGATAGTGATGATACAATCGAGATGACAGAACAAGAAATATACATTGCATATAAGAGTTTATCCTCTAAGATGTGTCACCTGTGA
- the LOC123899527 gene encoding DNA-repair protein XRCC1 isoform X2, whose product MPDNHSGTSTFLLFISQNLYVSLSYCETLEPKPTQKSNYSQNLSQYQNQTLKKEEEEATIQPKRFFYWNLGVFQNWYFIIFHVVFVMSDINKGSKRNLPSWMSSKDDNEDQNCGKKLSLDGEKSSEIETFNKKTKVESKNGGKVSTESLESKGFNKLLEGVVFVLSGFVNPERGILRSRAMEMGAEFKPDWNSNCTLLVCAFPNTPKFRQVEADCGTIVSKDWIQECYTQRKLIEIDSYLMHAGKPWRKGSRSHEVNEEQKPSVSHKPSKPVEREPSKGKDIDDASKCFTPSEVQKWARADLNKTIQWLESQEEKPDPSEIAKIATEGILTCLQDAICSLEEKQDIGRGTEDWKFLPRVVEELAKLDAARNNKASMSKEDIHKQALECKRIYEEELDRLDHESTKNSRINEEQKSKKGRTNAASSSAVDYDSDDTIEMTEQEIYIAYKSLSSKMCHL is encoded by the exons ATGCCCGATAACCACTCCGGCACGTCCACTTTTCTGTTATTTATTTCCCAAAACCTTTATGTATCACTATCATATTGCGAAACATTAGAACCGAAACCCACTCAAAAATCAAATTACTCGCAAAACCTTTCACAATACCAAAATCAAACGctaaagaaagaagaagaagaagcaactATTCAAccaaaaag GTTTTTCTACTGGAACTTGGGTGTGTTTCAAAATTGGTACTTTATCATCTTCCATGTAGTTTTTGTCATGTCTGATATTAACAAAGGTTCTAAGAGAAATCTTCCATCATGGATGAGTTCAAAAGATGATAATGAGGATCAGAATTGTGGAAAGAAACTATCTTTGGATGGTGAAAAATCAAGTGAAATTGAGACTTTCAACAAGAAGACCAAAGTTGAATCCAAAAATGGTGGAAAAGTTTCTACTGAAAGTTTGGAATCTAAAGGCTTCAACAAGCTTCTA GAAGGTGTGGTTTTTGTGCTGTCGGGCTTTGTGAATCCGGAGCGTGGCATCTTGAGGTCGCGAGCTATGGAAATGGGAGCAGAGTTTAAGCCTGACTGGAACTCTAATTGCACTCTTTTAGTTTGTGCATTTCCAAATACACCCAAGTTTCGACAAGTTGAAGCTGATTGTGGAACCATTGTGTCAAAG GATTGGATACAAGAATGTTACACCCAGAGGAAACTCATCGAAATTGATAGTTACCTTATGCATGCTGGAAAACCATGGCGTAAAGGAAGTAGATCACATGAAGTCAATGAAG AACAAAAACCATCTGTATCGCATAAACCATCAAAGCCTGTTGAAAGAGAGCCTTCAA AGGGAAAAGACATCGACGATGCTAGCAAATGCTTTACCCCTTCTGAAGTCCAGAAGTGGGCTCGTGCTGATTTGAATAAAACAATTCAGTGGTTGGAAAGTCAAGAAGAAAAG CCAGATCCAAGTGAGATAGCAAAAATAGCCACAGAAgggattctgacttgtttgcaAGATGCAATATGTTCGCTCGAGGAAAAACAG GACATCGGGAGAGGAACTGAGGACTGGAAATTCCTACCTCGAGTTGTTGAGGAGCTTGCAAAATTGGATGCTGCGAGAAACAACAAGGCTTCAATGTCAAAGGAAGATATCCACAAACAAGCACTGGAGTGTAAACGTATTTATGAGGAGGAACTAGATAGGTTAGATCATGAATCGACAAAGAACTCAAGGATAAATGAAGAACAGAAGAGCAAAAAGGGAAGAACAAATGCTGCATCTTCTAGTGCAGTTGACTATGATAGTGATGATACAATCGAGATGACAGAACAAGAAATATACATTGCATATAAGAGTTTATCCTCTAAGATGTGTCACCTGTGA